A DNA window from Acidimicrobiia bacterium contains the following coding sequences:
- a CDS encoding glycosyltransferase family 4 protein, producing the protein MPVTDASDLTVALLPWGDVIEDYLDELDMTVDGFLDEMSGGWMFGYVDALASARVRTVLAIVSRAVTRPERRVHRATGATAWLLPSPRAYRAVRSRLASSWAADRFEASGGRRGVATIAPEVARNLAPWCSTPVRALARVVRDERCDALLVQEYEEARFDVCVALGRVLRRPVFATFQGGSVARTRFERFTRPLAIGRCAGLVVASSDEIRRLHDERGVPDDRIARIVNPIDVDRWRPEPKDAARRELGIGPDARVVAWHGRVDLTRKGLDTLVAAWREVLDRHRPAPPRLRLVGSGRDAVALHALLDDLGDGAETVTWRDEYVNDRAVVRRELSAADVYVLPSRHEGFAVAPVEAMACELPVVATAAHGIRDLVTGGPEPCGAVVPVGDAHALAGALCALLDDPARARALGTAARARVEASFSVPAVGAALRAFLVPRIRSVKRQAHDVCLTLHGTEGEDP; encoded by the coding sequence GTGCCGGTGACGGACGCGAGCGACCTCACGGTCGCGCTCCTCCCGTGGGGAGACGTGATCGAGGACTACCTCGATGAGCTCGACATGACGGTGGACGGCTTCCTCGACGAGATGTCGGGCGGCTGGATGTTCGGCTACGTCGACGCGCTCGCGTCCGCCCGCGTACGGACCGTCCTCGCGATCGTGTCACGCGCCGTCACGCGACCCGAGCGTCGGGTGCACCGCGCGACGGGGGCGACGGCCTGGCTGCTCCCGTCGCCGCGGGCGTACCGGGCCGTCCGCTCGCGGCTCGCGTCGTCGTGGGCCGCGGACCGCTTCGAGGCGAGCGGCGGTCGCCGCGGCGTCGCCACGATCGCGCCCGAGGTCGCGCGCAACCTCGCGCCCTGGTGCTCGACGCCGGTTCGGGCGCTCGCACGCGTGGTGCGCGACGAACGGTGCGACGCGCTGCTCGTGCAGGAGTACGAGGAGGCGCGTTTCGACGTGTGCGTCGCGCTCGGGCGCGTCCTGCGACGGCCCGTCTTCGCGACGTTCCAGGGCGGGTCGGTGGCGCGCACGCGTTTCGAGCGCTTCACGCGGCCGCTCGCGATCGGCCGGTGCGCGGGCCTCGTCGTCGCGTCGAGCGACGAGATCCGCCGTCTCCACGACGAGCGGGGCGTACCGGACGACCGCATCGCGCGGATCGTCAACCCGATCGACGTCGACCGGTGGCGGCCGGAACCGAAGGACGCCGCGCGGCGCGAGCTCGGCATCGGGCCCGACGCGCGCGTCGTCGCGTGGCACGGCCGCGTCGACCTCACCCGCAAGGGTCTCGACACGCTCGTCGCCGCCTGGCGCGAGGTCCTCGACCGCCACCGGCCCGCGCCGCCGCGCCTGCGTCTCGTCGGCTCGGGGCGTGACGCCGTCGCGCTGCACGCGCTCCTCGACGATCTCGGCGACGGAGCCGAGACGGTCACGTGGCGCGACGAGTACGTGAACGACCGCGCCGTCGTGCGGAGGGAGCTGTCGGCCGCGGACGTCTACGTGCTGCCCTCGCGTCACGAGGGCTTCGCGGTCGCGCCCGTCGAGGCGATGGCGTGCGAGCTGCCCGTCGTGGCGACGGCCGCGCACGGCATCCGCGACCTCGTGACCGGCGGACCGGAGCCGTGCGGCGCCGTCGTGCCGGTCGGGGACGCGCACGCGCTTGCGGGCGCGCTCTGCGCGCTCCTCGACGACCCCGCGCGGGCGCGCGCGCTCGGGACCGCCGCACGCGCGCGGGTGGAGGCGTCGTTCTCGGTCCCCGCGGTTGGCGCCGCGTTGCGCGCCTTCCTCGTCCCCCGCATCCGTTCTGTGAAGCGTCAAGCACATGATGTGTGTCTGACGCTTCACGGAACGGAGGGGGAAGATCCGTAG
- a CDS encoding glycosyltransferase: protein MGYALVEVDVATGAARPEIRLRDDQDGIAVVARDRGRVVGFAIEPRPAGSVVGPAALLAMLGARGVPASVRDDPPPGPAGSTVSITVAVCTRDRTERLGRCLDSIVVARDPDTKVLVVDNAPSDSRTERLVASRDDVTYTCEPRPGLDIARNRALHEAGTDVVAFVDDDVVVDRDFVHALQRAWSRDADAAAVTGLILPSALDTEAQVTFERSGGFREGFTRLRYDGAHDPADPLHPWGPKFGSGANMALRRDIALALGGFDDALDTGPPLPGGGDLDMLTRLLRDGRVLVYDPAVVVFHEHRRTMRELRRQYWSWGESYLAFLSKWWWTDPDARPALRRVLRWWLAYEVAALRDAGRGDGARPPALAAAELAGGLVGLAGSYQRSARRIARTRACR, encoded by the coding sequence ATGGGGTACGCGCTCGTGGAGGTCGACGTCGCGACCGGCGCCGCGCGGCCCGAGATCCGTCTCCGCGACGACCAGGACGGCATCGCGGTCGTCGCGCGCGACCGCGGGCGCGTCGTCGGCTTCGCGATCGAGCCGAGGCCGGCGGGGTCCGTCGTCGGGCCCGCCGCGCTGCTGGCCATGCTCGGGGCGCGCGGGGTCCCGGCCTCGGTGCGCGACGACCCGCCGCCTGGCCCCGCCGGCTCCACCGTGTCGATCACGGTCGCCGTGTGCACCCGGGACCGGACCGAGCGTCTCGGGCGCTGTCTCGACTCGATCGTCGTCGCGCGCGATCCGGACACGAAGGTGCTCGTGGTCGACAACGCGCCGTCCGACTCGCGCACCGAGCGGCTCGTCGCGTCGCGTGACGACGTGACGTACACGTGCGAGCCGCGCCCCGGCCTCGACATCGCCCGCAACCGTGCCCTCCACGAGGCGGGAACGGACGTCGTCGCGTTCGTGGACGACGACGTGGTCGTCGACCGCGACTTCGTGCACGCGCTGCAGCGGGCGTGGTCGCGCGACGCGGACGCGGCCGCGGTCACGGGTCTCATCCTGCCGTCCGCGCTGGACACCGAGGCCCAGGTGACGTTCGAGCGCAGCGGCGGGTTCCGGGAGGGCTTCACGCGACTGCGCTACGACGGCGCGCACGATCCCGCCGATCCGCTGCACCCGTGGGGCCCGAAGTTCGGGTCGGGGGCGAACATGGCGCTGCGGCGGGACATCGCGCTCGCGCTCGGCGGGTTCGACGACGCGCTCGACACCGGTCCCCCGCTGCCGGGCGGCGGCGATCTCGACATGCTGACGCGCCTGCTGCGCGACGGCCGCGTCCTCGTGTACGACCCCGCGGTCGTGGTGTTCCACGAGCACCGGCGCACGATGCGCGAGCTGCGCCGCCAGTACTGGTCGTGGGGCGAGTCGTACCTCGCGTTCCTGTCGAAGTGGTGGTGGACCGACCCGGACGCGCGGCCCGCGCTGCGCCGGGTGCTGCGGTGGTGGCTCGCGTACGAGGTCGCCGCGCTGCGCGACGCCGGGCGTGGCGACGGCGCGCGACCGCCCGCGCTCGCGGCCGCCGAGCTCGCCGGCGGCCTCGTCGGGCTGGCGGGCAGCTACCAACGGTCGGCGCGTCGCATCGCGCGGACCCGGGCGTGCCGGTGA
- a CDS encoding ABC transporter permease, giving the protein MTTTGARPDVAATADGPAWVENRSTRGRRALRLDEVWRSRELVWFLALRDLQVRYKQAVFGITWAVLQPVVGAAVLTVVFSRLAGVKTGGIPYPAFAYLGYSVWSYFSSSLTTMTDSLVENAPLVTKVYFPRLAVPLAGALPGLVDLAVALVVLIGFMAYYAIVPGIAIVTLPLWLAALVLTALGAGLLLATLNVRYRDVHHITGLLVQVWIFASPVAYPASLVHGNVRYLYYLNPMAAVLEGFRWCLLAGPGPGWPALVSLATGLLLCFVSVRAFQANERRFADVI; this is encoded by the coding sequence GTGACGACGACCGGCGCGCGACCCGACGTCGCGGCCACGGCCGACGGGCCGGCATGGGTGGAGAACCGCTCGACGCGCGGACGCCGCGCGCTCCGCCTCGACGAGGTGTGGCGATCACGCGAGCTCGTCTGGTTCCTCGCGCTGCGCGACCTCCAGGTCCGCTACAAGCAGGCCGTCTTCGGGATCACGTGGGCGGTGCTGCAACCGGTCGTCGGTGCGGCGGTGCTGACCGTCGTGTTCAGCCGGCTCGCGGGCGTCAAGACGGGTGGCATCCCCTACCCGGCGTTCGCGTACCTCGGGTACTCGGTGTGGTCGTACTTCTCGTCGTCGCTCACGACCATGACCGACAGCCTCGTCGAGAACGCGCCGCTCGTGACGAAGGTGTACTTCCCGCGTCTCGCGGTTCCGCTCGCGGGCGCGCTCCCCGGTCTCGTCGACCTCGCGGTCGCGCTCGTCGTGCTGATCGGGTTCATGGCGTACTACGCGATCGTGCCGGGCATCGCGATCGTCACGCTGCCGTTGTGGCTCGCCGCGCTCGTACTGACCGCGCTCGGCGCGGGTCTGCTGCTCGCGACGCTCAACGTGCGCTACCGCGACGTCCACCACATCACGGGACTGCTCGTGCAGGTGTGGATCTTCGCGAGCCCGGTCGCGTACCCCGCGTCGCTCGTCCACGGCAACGTCCGGTACCTCTACTACCTCAACCCGATGGCCGCGGTCCTCGAGGGGTTCCGCTGGTGCCTCCTCGCGGGGCCGGGACCCGGCTGGCCCGCGCTCGTCTCGCTCGCGACGGGGCTCCTCCTGTGCTTCGTGAGCGTGCGCGCCTTCCAGGCGAACGAGCGCCGCTTCGCGGACGTGATCTGA
- a CDS encoding ABC transporter ATP-binding protein — translation MSDTVVEVRDLSKRYVLGEEYGPGRTLREAVVAALRRHRGPREEIWSLRDVSFAVERGERLGVIGRNGAGKSTLLKVLTRITEPTSGVSRTRGRVGALLEVGTGFHPELTGRENVYLNGAILGMTRREIDARFGEIADFSGVGRFLDTPVKRYSSGMGLRLAFSVAAHLAAEILLIDEVLAVGDVEFQRKCLGKMDEVGRSGRTVVFVSHNLEAVSRLCSRAIWLEGGRIAAIGATDDVVGAYLASAAGPTDVAAFPARGDAPATLREVAIVDASGRRTAVLRRDEPFTVELRFDVNERVPGLDATVNVDTVRGVRVLSEAWSEGDGGPRGERGHHVARVVIPPVLNPGDYRVSVFVGTAHETFVWEEGVLGFRLEGDDQTRPDRVLQLSLPWKVARHPLDPAD, via the coding sequence ATGAGCGACACCGTCGTGGAGGTCCGCGACCTCAGCAAGCGGTACGTGCTCGGCGAGGAGTACGGGCCCGGCCGCACGCTGCGCGAGGCCGTCGTCGCCGCGCTGCGGAGGCACCGTGGTCCACGCGAGGAGATCTGGTCGCTGCGCGACGTGTCCTTCGCGGTCGAGCGCGGGGAGCGCCTCGGTGTCATCGGGCGGAACGGCGCGGGGAAGAGCACGCTGCTGAAGGTGCTGACGCGCATCACCGAGCCGACGTCCGGCGTGTCGCGCACCCGGGGTCGCGTCGGCGCGTTGCTGGAGGTCGGGACGGGGTTCCACCCCGAGCTGACCGGCCGGGAGAACGTCTACCTGAACGGTGCGATCCTCGGCATGACGCGCCGCGAGATCGACGCGCGCTTCGGGGAGATCGCCGACTTCTCCGGTGTCGGACGGTTCCTCGACACGCCGGTCAAGCGCTACTCGTCCGGCATGGGTCTGCGGCTCGCGTTCTCGGTCGCTGCGCACCTCGCGGCCGAGATCCTGCTCATCGACGAGGTGCTCGCGGTCGGCGACGTCGAGTTCCAACGCAAGTGCCTCGGCAAGATGGACGAGGTCGGCCGCAGCGGCCGCACGGTCGTGTTCGTCAGCCACAACCTCGAAGCGGTGTCGCGGCTGTGCTCGCGCGCGATCTGGCTGGAGGGTGGCCGCATCGCGGCGATCGGCGCGACCGACGACGTGGTCGGCGCGTACCTCGCGTCGGCGGCCGGTCCGACCGACGTCGCGGCGTTTCCCGCGCGCGGCGACGCGCCGGCAACGTTGCGCGAGGTCGCGATCGTCGACGCGTCCGGTCGGCGTACCGCGGTGTTGCGCCGCGACGAGCCCTTCACCGTCGAGCTCCGCTTCGACGTCAACGAGCGCGTTCCCGGGCTCGACGCGACCGTCAACGTCGACACCGTCCGCGGCGTGCGCGTGCTGTCCGAGGCATGGTCGGAGGGGGACGGCGGGCCGCGCGGCGAGCGCGGTCACCACGTCGCGCGCGTCGTGATCCCGCCCGTCCTCAACCCCGGCGACTACCGCGTGTCGGTGTTCGTCGGCACCGCGCACGAGACGTTCGTGTGGGAGGAGGGCGTGCTCGGGTTCCGCCTCGAGGGCGACGACCAGACCCGGCCCGACCGCGTGCTACAGCTCTCGCTGCCGTGGAAGGTGGCCCGCCACCCGCTCGATCCGGCGGATTGA
- a CDS encoding glycosyltransferase yields MTARPPMGLVSVVVPTRNRRRLVGRALTTVLQQREVDLEIVVVVDGSPDGTADALRRIDGPITIVEHDCALGVSRARNAGIACARGEWLAFLDDDDVWAPDKLATQLGAARDAPGVGWVMAGATAVGDDLRLIGEQPVPDVDDVARQLLAFNVVPGGGSGVLARAELVRELGGFDPDYSNLADRDLWIRLALAAPAASAQRPLVGYVIHDHGMAHDVHRSAVERDAINRKYAAERAAHGHGDDDSRAWLAYLGGMYLRAGDRLDAARVHARLARRHGVPRAWLLAAVGLAFPNVQRWRDRRAASAIEPEWRAATMRWLAPLQDRERAGDPWLLGGTPECATGTS; encoded by the coding sequence GTGACGGCGCGCCCACCCATGGGTCTCGTCAGCGTCGTCGTTCCGACCCGCAATCGGCGGCGGCTGGTCGGCCGGGCGCTGACGACGGTCCTGCAGCAACGTGAGGTCGACCTCGAGATCGTCGTGGTCGTCGACGGGTCGCCGGACGGGACGGCGGACGCGCTGCGCCGGATCGACGGGCCGATCACGATCGTGGAGCACGACTGCGCGCTCGGCGTCAGCCGGGCACGGAACGCGGGGATCGCGTGCGCGCGCGGCGAGTGGCTCGCGTTCCTCGACGACGACGACGTGTGGGCGCCGGACAAGCTCGCGACGCAGCTCGGCGCGGCGCGCGACGCGCCGGGTGTGGGCTGGGTCATGGCGGGCGCGACCGCGGTCGGCGACGACCTGCGGCTGATCGGCGAGCAACCCGTGCCCGACGTCGACGACGTCGCGCGCCAGCTGCTCGCGTTCAACGTCGTGCCGGGTGGCGGGTCCGGCGTCCTCGCACGCGCCGAGCTCGTGCGCGAGCTCGGCGGCTTCGACCCCGACTACTCGAACCTCGCCGACCGCGACCTGTGGATCCGGCTCGCGCTCGCCGCGCCGGCGGCGTCGGCGCAGCGGCCGCTCGTCGGGTACGTGATCCACGACCACGGCATGGCGCACGACGTCCACCGCTCGGCGGTCGAGCGCGACGCGATCAACCGGAAGTACGCGGCCGAGCGCGCTGCGCACGGGCACGGCGACGACGACTCGCGCGCATGGCTCGCGTACCTGGGGGGGATGTACCTGCGCGCGGGAGACCGTCTGGATGCGGCCCGGGTCCACGCGCGGCTCGCCCGCCGCCACGGCGTCCCCCGTGCCTGGCTCCTGGCCGCCGTCGGCCTGGCCTTCCCGAACGTCCAGCGGTGGCGGGACCGGCGCGCCGCGAGCGCGATCGAGCCGGAATGGCGCGCGGCGACGATGCGTTGGCTGGCACCATTGCAGGACCGCGAGCGAGCAGGAGACCCGTGGCTGTTGGGCGGTACCCCGGAGTGTGCAACCGGCACGTCATGA
- a CDS encoding DMT family transporter, giving the protein MGVHDIEVVVLAVAAALFFATSNVLEQRSAREAPEEQALKPGLVVHLARQRRWLLGIVADVSGYICQAAALGIGLLVVVQPILATGLLFSLALDVATSRRRLRAWEWGVAALLAAALGLFLSESSPGGGSARAPWPDWVLPLAVISAVVLVAIALGRRSTGAVRASLLAFAAGTMFGITAPLTKAFVHLLGGGPVTVLTNWEPYGLAVFSIGGFIVMQSAFQAGELEASVPFLETAEPVVASIIGVALLGERLHAATNVDRAIIAATIATMLVCAVLLARSQARREEARAAAVSEADDAGTASPSPA; this is encoded by the coding sequence GTGGGCGTCCACGACATCGAGGTCGTCGTCCTCGCGGTCGCCGCCGCGCTGTTCTTCGCGACGAGCAACGTGCTCGAGCAGCGCTCCGCGCGGGAGGCCCCCGAGGAGCAGGCGCTGAAGCCGGGGCTCGTCGTGCACCTGGCCCGCCAGCGGCGCTGGCTGCTCGGCATCGTCGCCGACGTGAGCGGCTACATCTGCCAGGCAGCCGCGCTCGGGATCGGCCTGCTCGTCGTCGTCCAGCCGATCCTCGCGACGGGCCTCCTCTTCTCGCTCGCGCTGGACGTCGCGACGTCGCGCCGGCGACTGCGCGCGTGGGAGTGGGGCGTCGCCGCGCTGCTCGCGGCCGCGCTCGGCCTGTTCCTCTCCGAGTCGTCGCCCGGCGGCGGCAGCGCCCGCGCGCCGTGGCCCGACTGGGTGTTGCCGCTCGCGGTGATCTCGGCGGTCGTGCTCGTCGCGATCGCGCTCGGACGCCGGTCGACGGGCGCGGTGCGCGCGTCGCTGCTCGCGTTCGCGGCGGGCACGATGTTCGGGATCACCGCGCCGCTCACGAAGGCGTTCGTCCACCTGCTCGGCGGCGGTCCCGTCACGGTGCTCACCAACTGGGAGCCGTACGGGCTGGCCGTGTTCTCGATCGGCGGCTTCATCGTCATGCAGAGCGCGTTCCAGGCCGGCGAGCTCGAGGCGTCGGTGCCGTTCCTCGAGACGGCGGAGCCCGTGGTCGCGTCGATCATCGGTGTCGCGCTGCTCGGTGAGCGGCTGCACGCGGCGACCAACGTCGACCGGGCGATCATCGCCGCGACGATCGCGACGATGCTCGTGTGCGCGGTGCTGCTCGCGCGGTCGCAGGCGCGTCGCGAGGAGGCGCGCGCCGCGGCGGTCAGCGAGGCGGACGACGCGGGAACCGCGTCACCGTCACCGGCCTGA
- a CDS encoding LCP family protein produces the protein MWRRRYVTALVLCIACIATGIVGANVAVDLKLAHIKRISLVESTPATSVANYLVIGSDSRAFVDNSQEARAFGTAASQGGQRSDTMMIVHVDPHRHRNLVVSIPRDLVVDVPGHGTERINAAFNDGPQRVIDTIKADFGVAINHYVEINFLAFQGIVDAIGRVPVAFPYPARDKKSGLSVGAGCQALDGQQALAYVRSRSLEYLVDGQWRDASPRADLDRIDRQHQFLRQLAQAAVHAGIRNPLTASRIVDSIVGKLVVDDRMSRGNILGLVNAFRTVDPNAPGALEMTTLPNVPAQGGTLALKEPDADALLTRLRDDGRGGEHDTTGVKPSEVRVEVRNASGVNGLAGRTLAQLEHDGFTGAGTGNAPSDTTTRIRYAPGAVTKASLVQAKLNGAGVLTEDSSLGGDVDVLVVLGADAGTHRAAPPTAAGGTPATSSATSSATSVTSAATC, from the coding sequence TTGTGGCGCCGTCGTTACGTCACCGCGCTCGTGCTGTGCATCGCGTGCATCGCGACCGGCATCGTGGGCGCGAACGTCGCCGTCGACCTGAAGCTCGCGCACATCAAGCGGATCAGCCTGGTCGAGTCGACACCCGCGACGAGCGTCGCGAACTACCTCGTGATCGGGTCCGACTCACGCGCGTTCGTGGACAACTCGCAGGAAGCGCGCGCGTTCGGCACCGCCGCGAGTCAGGGCGGGCAGCGCTCGGACACGATGATGATCGTCCACGTCGACCCGCACCGGCACCGCAACCTCGTCGTGTCGATCCCGCGCGATCTCGTGGTCGACGTCCCGGGCCACGGCACCGAGCGCATCAACGCGGCGTTCAACGACGGCCCGCAGCGCGTCATCGACACGATCAAGGCGGACTTCGGCGTCGCGATCAACCACTACGTCGAGATCAACTTCCTCGCGTTCCAGGGGATCGTCGACGCGATCGGGCGCGTGCCCGTCGCGTTTCCGTACCCGGCCCGGGACAAGAAGTCGGGCCTGTCGGTCGGCGCCGGCTGCCAGGCCCTCGACGGCCAGCAGGCCCTCGCGTACGTGCGCTCGCGATCGCTCGAGTACCTCGTCGACGGGCAGTGGCGCGACGCGAGCCCGCGCGCGGACCTCGACCGCATCGACCGCCAGCACCAGTTCCTCCGCCAGCTCGCGCAGGCCGCGGTCCACGCGGGCATCCGCAACCCGCTCACGGCGAGTCGCATCGTCGACAGCATCGTCGGGAAGCTCGTCGTCGACGACCGGATGAGCCGCGGCAACATCCTCGGGCTCGTCAACGCGTTCCGCACCGTCGACCCCAACGCTCCCGGCGCGCTCGAGATGACCACGCTCCCGAACGTGCCCGCACAGGGCGGCACGCTCGCACTGAAGGAGCCCGACGCGGACGCGCTGCTCACGCGCCTGCGCGATGACGGCCGCGGTGGCGAGCACGACACGACCGGCGTGAAGCCGAGCGAGGTGCGCGTCGAGGTGCGCAACGCGTCGGGCGTGAACGGTCTCGCGGGGCGGACGCTCGCGCAGCTCGAGCACGACGGGTTCACCGGCGCCGGCACCGGGAACGCGCCCTCGGACACCACGACGCGCATCCGGTACGCGCCCGGCGCGGTGACGAAGGCGTCGCTCGTGCAGGCCAAGCTCAACGGCGCCGGCGTGCTCACCGAGGACAGCTCGCTCGGCGGCGACGTCGACGTGCTCGTGGTGCTCGGCGCGGACGCGGGCACCCACCGTGCGGCGCCGCCGACGGCCGCGGGCGGGACACCGGCGACGTCGTCAGCGACGTCGTCGGCGACGTCCGTGACCTCCGCCGCCACCTGCTGA
- a CDS encoding AMP-binding protein produces MFVPLTILDFLERAELVYGERVAVVDEPEPPGGSLGRLTYGELAASARSLAVALDELGLDAGERVAIVSPNAARFLITLFGVSAYGRALVPINFRLNADEVGYIVEHSRAAVLLVDPEYADTFADVDVKHRYVLGTSTDDELFRRTGTPAFVTDDERATASINYTSGTTARPKGVQLSHRSLWLNATTFGWHAGVSDRDVYLHTLPMFHCNGWGLPYALTGMGARQVVIRKIDGEEILRRVEEEGVTFLAGAPAVVAAILDAASARRSRGTEVPGRDRVRMVVAGAPPPSKVIERVETELGWEFLQIYGLTETSPLLTINRRRAEWDDLSPAERARLLSRAGAPALGVRLDVDDEGEVLARSNNVFEGYWDQPDESAKALAGGWFHTGDGGELDGAYLTISDRKKDVIITGGENVSSIEVEDCLYQHPAVAECGVIGVPDEKWGETVKALVVLRDGARVTEVELVAHCRERLAHFKCPTSIEFRDALPRTATGKLQKFKLRSDYWTGRDRQVN; encoded by the coding sequence GTGTTCGTGCCGCTCACGATCCTCGACTTCCTGGAGCGTGCCGAGCTCGTCTACGGCGAGCGTGTCGCCGTCGTCGACGAGCCCGAGCCGCCCGGCGGGTCGCTCGGCCGGCTCACGTACGGTGAGCTCGCGGCGTCGGCCCGCAGCCTCGCGGTCGCGCTCGACGAGCTCGGGCTCGACGCCGGCGAGCGCGTCGCGATCGTGTCGCCGAACGCGGCTCGGTTCCTGATCACCCTGTTCGGCGTGAGCGCGTACGGCCGCGCGCTGGTGCCGATCAACTTCCGGCTGAACGCGGACGAGGTCGGGTACATCGTCGAGCACTCGCGCGCGGCAGTGCTCCTCGTCGACCCCGAGTACGCGGACACGTTCGCGGACGTCGACGTCAAGCACCGGTACGTGCTGGGCACGTCGACCGACGACGAGCTGTTCCGGCGCACCGGCACGCCCGCGTTCGTCACGGACGACGAGCGCGCGACGGCGTCGATCAACTACACGTCGGGGACGACCGCCCGACCCAAGGGCGTGCAGCTCTCGCACCGCAGTCTCTGGCTGAACGCGACGACCTTCGGATGGCACGCGGGTGTGAGCGACCGCGACGTGTACCTCCACACGCTGCCGATGTTCCACTGCAACGGCTGGGGCCTGCCGTACGCGCTCACCGGGATGGGCGCGCGCCAGGTCGTCATCCGCAAGATCGACGGCGAGGAGATCCTGCGGCGCGTCGAGGAGGAGGGCGTGACGTTCCTCGCGGGCGCGCCCGCGGTCGTCGCTGCGATCCTCGACGCCGCGTCGGCGCGTCGCTCGCGGGGAACGGAGGTCCCCGGGCGTGACCGGGTGCGGATGGTCGTCGCCGGTGCGCCGCCGCCGTCGAAGGTGATCGAGCGCGTCGAGACCGAGCTCGGCTGGGAGTTCCTCCAGATCTACGGCCTCACCGAGACGTCACCGTTGCTGACGATCAACCGCCGGCGCGCCGAGTGGGACGACCTGTCGCCGGCGGAGCGCGCCCGCCTGCTGTCGCGCGCCGGTGCACCGGCGCTCGGCGTCCGGCTCGACGTCGACGACGAGGGCGAGGTGCTGGCCCGCTCGAACAACGTGTTCGAGGGCTACTGGGACCAGCCCGACGAGAGCGCGAAGGCGCTCGCCGGCGGGTGGTTCCACACCGGCGACGGCGGTGAGCTCGACGGCGCGTACCTCACGATCTCCGACCGCAAGAAGGACGTGATCATCACCGGCGGCGAGAACGTGTCGTCGATCGAGGTCGAGGACTGCCTGTACCAGCATCCCGCGGTCGCGGAGTGCGGTGTCATCGGCGTGCCCGACGAGAAGTGGGGCGAGACGGTCAAGGCGCTCGTCGTGCTGCGCGACGGCGCGCGCGTCACCGAGGTCGAGCTCGTCGCCCACTGCCGTGAGCGGCTCGCCCACTTCAAGTGCCCGACGTCGATCGAGTTCCGCGACGCGCTCCCGCGCACCGCGACCGGCAAGCTCCAGAAGTTCAAGCTGCGCTCGGACTACTGGACCGGTCGCGACCGCCAGGTCAACTGA